A window of Choristoneura fumiferana chromosome 8, NRCan_CFum_1, whole genome shotgun sequence contains these coding sequences:
- the LOC141430121 gene encoding uncharacterized protein isoform X1, with the protein MFAIKLFPVIFFMCLSSAKADLQIGSGIPLPHANELENMIRIHIFPNKTDDETYIEYFENRDMDIDNDTMILLENLDFSVLDADGVRNILKLVNKQEMENASVLVPQRRKMHRVQYPLYEEECALFDNKAKRAINKTIDLMHQSIYATRYMIERTKPIRKMYRSEFVYQMGVMYGYLLELRFKSDNCLGTMSRLNFWHFKFSRFLYLYERLLTIHVDFTNSLERMFLLQAEIHKPTTPVITTTASSEETT; encoded by the exons gcCTGAGTTCAGCTAAAGCAGACCTTCAGATAGGGTCTGGGATTCCGCTACCACACGCGAACGAGCTCGAGAACATGATTAGAATCCACATATTCCCTAATAAAACAGACGACGAGACTTACATAGAATATTTCGAAAACCGTGACATGGACATAGATAACGACACTATGATACTATTAGAGAATTTAGACTTCTCCGTATTAGACGCGGATGGAGTGAGAAACATACTTAAATTGGTGAATAAACAAGAAATGGAGAATGCGTCCGTACTTGTACCGCAACGAAGAAAGATGCACAGAGTTCAATACCCCCTTTATGAAGAAGAGTGTGCTCTTTTTGATAAT AAAGCCAAGCGTGCTATTAACAAAACTATTGATTTGATGCACCAGTCCATCTACGCCACCCGGTACATGATTGAAAGGACGAAACCGATAAggaaaat gtaCCGCTCCGAGTTCGTTTACCAAATGGGAGTAATgtatggctacttgctggaactGAGGTTCAAATCGGACAATTGCCTGGGAACCATGTCAAGATTGAATTTTTGGCACTTCAAGTTTTCCAG GTTTTTGTACCTCTACGAAAGATTATTGACGATACACGTGGATTTTACTAATTCTCTCGAAAGAATGTTCCTGCTGCAGGCTGAGATACACAAACCCACGACTCCTGTAATAACCACTACAGCATCAAGCGAGGAAACAACCTAA
- the LOC141430121 gene encoding uncharacterized protein isoform X2, with protein sequence MIRIHIFPNKTDDETYIEYFENRDMDIDNDTMILLENLDFSVLDADGVRNILKLVNKQEMENASVLVPQRRKMHRVQYPLYEEECALFDNKAKRAINKTIDLMHQSIYATRYMIERTKPIRKMYRSEFVYQMGVMYGYLLELRFKSDNCLGTMSRLNFWHFKFSRFLYLYERLLTIHVDFTNSLERMFLLQAEIHKPTTPVITTTASSEETT encoded by the exons ATGATTAGAATCCACATATTCCCTAATAAAACAGACGACGAGACTTACATAGAATATTTCGAAAACCGTGACATGGACATAGATAACGACACTATGATACTATTAGAGAATTTAGACTTCTCCGTATTAGACGCGGATGGAGTGAGAAACATACTTAAATTGGTGAATAAACAAGAAATGGAGAATGCGTCCGTACTTGTACCGCAACGAAGAAAGATGCACAGAGTTCAATACCCCCTTTATGAAGAAGAGTGTGCTCTTTTTGATAAT AAAGCCAAGCGTGCTATTAACAAAACTATTGATTTGATGCACCAGTCCATCTACGCCACCCGGTACATGATTGAAAGGACGAAACCGATAAggaaaat gtaCCGCTCCGAGTTCGTTTACCAAATGGGAGTAATgtatggctacttgctggaactGAGGTTCAAATCGGACAATTGCCTGGGAACCATGTCAAGATTGAATTTTTGGCACTTCAAGTTTTCCAG GTTTTTGTACCTCTACGAAAGATTATTGACGATACACGTGGATTTTACTAATTCTCTCGAAAGAATGTTCCTGCTGCAGGCTGAGATACACAAACCCACGACTCCTGTAATAACCACTACAGCATCAAGCGAGGAAACAACCTAA